aggATGTAGATGAGGTGGTGgtagttggtgttgtggaagtagttgttgttgatgttgaagaagttgatgaTGTAGATGAGGTGGTGGTAGTTggtgttgttgaagttgtggaagtagttgttgttggagatgtagatgatgttgaagttgtggaagtagttgttgaagatgtagatgttgaagaagttgatgaggtggtggtagttggtgttgttgaagttgtggaagtagatgatgttggagatgtagatgttgaagaagttgatgaGGTAGAAGATGTGGTGGTAGTTGGTGTTGTagaagttgtggaagtagttgttgcTGATGTAGATGATGTGGTGGTAGTTggtgttgttgaagttgtggagTAGATGTTGGTGGAGTTGttgatgttgaagaagttgatgaTGTAGATGAGGTGGTGGTAGATGCTGTTGTTGAAGTTTTGGAGGTAGAGGTTGTTGAAATGGATGGTGTTGTAGATGTCGTAGTGGTAGGTGGCTCGCATTTGCAATCCGTCGGCTCAGTTGTAGTGGCTGCTCTCTCTGTTGTAGATGTCTGGCTGCAAAAGAGCagaattatatttatcatttaaattctcatcctcatttatattatatcttaGATGTTAATTGTAACTCAAACTTCACTGACTTACCTGGCAGTTGTTGGGGGTGTAGACGATGATGTAGATGAGGTGGCAGTAGAAGTAGAAACAGTTGGTGTTGTTGAAGTTGtagatgttgttgttggtgggGATATAGATGTTGAAGTTGTTGTAGATTGAGAGGTTGTGGAAGTAGATCCTGTTGTAGATGAAGTAGTGGCTGGGGTTGTGGAAGTGGTAGTTGCAGTCGTGGTAGATGCTGTTGTTgaagatgtagatgttgaagaagttgtttGCGTAGGCGTGgtggaagtagatgatgttcccgTCGTGGTAGATGGTGTTGTTgaagatgtagatgttgaagaagttgtttGTGTAGGAGTGGTGGAAGTAGATGATGTTGCGGTTGTGGTAGATGGTGTTGTTgaagatgtagatgttgaagaagttgtttGTGTAGGAGTAGTGGAAGTAGATGATGTTGCGGTCGTGGTAGATGGTGTTGTTGAAGATGTAGATGTTGAGGAAGTTGTTTGTGTAGGAGTGGTGGAAGTAGATGATGTTGCGTGGTCGTGGTAGATGGTGTTGTTgaagatgtagatgttgaagaagttgtttGCGAGGCGTGGTGGAAGTAGATGATGTTGCGGTCGTGGTAGATGGTGTTGTTgaagatgtagatgttgaagaagttgtttGCGTAGGCGTGGTGGAAGTAGATGATGTTGCGGTCGTGGTAGATGGTGTTGTTgaagatgtagatgttgaagaagttgtttGTGTAGGAGTGGTGGAAGTAGATGATGTTGCGGTCGTGGTAGATTGTGTTGTTgaagatgtagatgttgaagaactTGTTTGTGTAGGAGTGGTGGAAGTAGATGATGTTGCGGTCGTGGTAGATGGTGTTGTTgaagatgtagatgttgaagaagttgtttGCGAGGCGTGGTGGAAGTAGATGATGTTGCGGTCGTGGTAGATGGTGTTGTTgaagatgtagatgttgaagaagttgtttGTGTAGGCGTGGTGGAAGTAGATGATGTTGCGGTCGTGGTAGATGGTGTTGTTgaagatgtagatgttgaagaagttgtttGCGTAGGCGTGGTGGAAGTAGATGATGTTGCGGTCGTGGTAGATGGTGTTGTTgaagatgtagatgttgaagaagttgtttGCGTAGGCGTGGTGGAAGTAGATGATGTTGCGGTCGTGGTAGATGGTGTTGTTgaagatgtagatgttgaagaagttgtttGTGTAGGAGTGGTGGAAGTAGATGATGTTGCGGTCGTGGTAGATGGTGTTGTTgaagatgtagatgttgaagaagttgtttATGAGGCGTGGTGGAAGTAGATGATGTTGCGGTCGTGGTAGATGGTGTTGTTgaagatgtagatgttgaagaagttgtttGTGTAGGAGTGGTGGAAGTAGATGATGTTGCGGTCGTGGTAGATGGTGTTGTTgaagatgtagatgttgaagaagttgtttGCGTAGGCGTGgtggaagtagatgatgttccggTCGTGGTAGATGGTGTTGTTgaagatgtagatgttgaagaagttgtttGTGTAGGAGTGGTGGAAGTAGATGATGTTGCGGTTGTGGTAGATGGTGTTGTTgaagatgtagatgttgaagaagttgtttGTGTAGGCGTGGTGGAAGTAGATGATGTTGCGGTCGATGGTAGATGGTGTTGTTGAAGAAGTTGTTTGCGTAGGCGTGGTGGAAGTAGATGATGTTGCGGTCGTGGTAGATGGTGTTGTTGAAGAAGTTGTTTGCGTAGGCGTGGTGGAAAGAGATGATGTTGCGGTCGTGGTAGATGGTGTTGTTgaagatgtagatgttgaagaagttgtttGCGTAGGCGTGGTGGAAGTAGATGATGTTGCAGTCGTGGTAGATGGTGTTGTTGAAGATGTTGAAGTAGTTGTTGATGTAGGAGTTGTGGAAGTAGAAgatgttggagatgtagatgttgaagttgtggaagtagttgttggagatgtagatgttgaagaagttgttgATGTAGATGAGGTGGTGGTAGTTGGTGTTGTTGAAGTTGTAGAAGTAgtagttgttggagatgtagatgttagTTGTTGATGAGATGAGGTGGTAGTTGGTGatgttgaagttgtggaagtagttgttgttggagatgtgatgttgaagaagttgttgATGTAGATGGTGGTGGTAGTTggtgttgttgaagttgtggaagtagttgttgttggagatgtagatgttgaagaagttgttgATGTAGATGAGGAGGTGGTAGTTGgtgttgaagttgtggaagtagttgttgttgaagatgtagatgttgaagaagttgttgATGTAGATGAGTGagtggaagtagttgttgttgagATGTTGAGATAGTTGTTGAATGTAGATGTAGTTGTTGGAGATGATGTTGTTGTGTTGTAGAagagtagttgttgttggagatgtagatgttgaagaagttgatgaTGTAGATGATGTGGTGGTAGTTGGTGTTGTTGAAGTTGTTgttgaagtagttgttgttggagatgtagagaTGTTGAAGATGTTGTTGAGATGTAGATGAGGTTGTGGTAGTTGATGTGCTGTTGGAAGTTGTGGAAGATGTTGTTGCTGGAGTTGTAGTGTTGTTgaagatgtagatgttgaagttGGAAGTAGATGTTGGTGGAGTTGTAGTTGTTGAAGATAGTTGTTgatggagatgtagatgttgttagttggtagttgttgttgttgagatgtagttgttgttggagatgtagttGATGATGTAGATGATTGTGgtggtagttgttgttgttgagatgtagatgttgaatgaAGTTGATGATTGATGATTTGATGGTGGAGTTggtgttgttgaagttgtggaagtagttgtttgttggagatgtagatgttgaagaagttgttgatgtagatgatgatgatgtgtggtagttggtgttgttgaagttgtggaagtagttgttggagatgtagatgttgttgaagttgtggaagtagttgttgttggagatgtagatgttgaagaagttgatgaTGTAGATGATGTGGTGGTAGTTggtgttgttgaagttgtggaagtagttgttggagatgtagatgttgttggagttgtggaagtagttgttgttggagatgtagatgttgaagaagttgatgaTGTAGATGAGGTGGTGGTAgttgaagttgtggaagttgttgttgttggagatgtagatgttgttgaagttgtggaggtagttgttgttggagatgtagatgttgaagaagttgatgaTGTAGATGAGGTGGTGGTAGTCggtgttgttgaagttgtggaagtagttgttgttggagatgtagatgttgttgaagttgtggaagttgttgttgttggagatgtagatgttgaagaagttgtggATGAAGATGATGGTGGTTGGTGTTGTagaagttgtggaagtagttgttgttggagatgtagatgttgttgaagttgtggaagtagttgttggagtagatgttgaagaagttgatgaGGTAGATGAGGTGGTGGTAGTTggtgttgttgaagttgtggaagtagttgttgttggagatgtagatgttgttgaagttgtggaagtagttgttgttggagatgtagatgttgaagaagttgtggATGTAGATGATGTGGTGGTTGGTGTTGTagaagttgtggaagtagttgttgttggagatgtagatgttgttgaagttgtggaagtagttgttggagatgtagatgttgaagaagttgatgaGGTAGATGAGGTGGTGGTAGTTggtgttgttgaagttgtggaagtagttgttgttggagatgtagatgttgttgaagttgtggaagtagttgttgttggagatgtagatgttgaagaagttgtggATGTAGATGATGTGGTGGTTGGTGTTGTagaagttgtggaagtagttgttgtttgagatgtagatgttgttgaagttgtggaagtagttgttggagat
The nucleotide sequence above comes from Macrobrachium rosenbergii isolate ZJJX-2024 chromosome 1, ASM4041242v1, whole genome shotgun sequence. Encoded proteins:
- the LOC136840117 gene encoding uncharacterized protein, with protein sequence MVVVVGVVEVVEVVVVGDVDVEEVVDVDEEVVVGVEVVEVVVVEDVDVEEVVDVDERVVVVGDVDVEEVDDVDDVVVVGVVEVVVEVVVVGDVEMLKMLLRFVEVVVVGDVDVEEVDDVDDVVVVGVVEVVEVVVGDVDVVGVVEVVVVGDVDVEEVDDVDEVVVVEVVEVVVVGDVDVVEVVEVVVVGDVDVEEVDDVDEVVVVGVVEVVEVVVVGDVDVVEVVEVVVVGDVDVEEVVDEDDGDVEEVDEVDEVVVVGVVEVVEVVVVGDVDVVEVVEVVVVGDVDVEEVVDVDDVVVGVVEVVEVVVVGDVDVVEVVEVVVGDVDVEEVDEVDEVVVVGVVEVVEVVVVGDVDVVEVVEVVVVGDVDVEEVVDVDDVVVGVVEVVEVVVV
- the LOC136840109 gene encoding uncharacterized protein: MLKKLRISCVVVGVVVVGDVDVEEVEDVAEVVVVGVVEVVEVDVVGDVDVEEVDDVDDVVVGVVEVVEVVVVGDVDVEEVDDVVVVDVDVVEVVEVVVVGDVDVEEVEDVDEVVVVGVVEVVEVVVVGDVDVEEVDDVDEVVVVDVVEVVELVVVGDVDVEEVEDVDEVVVVCVVEVVEVVVVGDVDVEEVDDVDEVVVVGVVEVVEVVVVGDVDVVEVVVVGDVDVEEVVELVVVGDVDVEEVVEVVVVGVVDVVELVVVGDVDVEEVEDVDEVVVVGVVEVVVVDVEEVDDVDEVVVVGVVEVVEVVVVGDVDDVEVVEMLIVTQTSLTYLAVVGGVDDDVDEVAVEVETVGVVEVVDVVVDPVVDEVVAGVVEVVVAVVVDAVVEDVDVEEVVCVGVVEVDDVPVVVDGVVEDVDVEEVVCVGVVEVDDVAVVVDGVVEDVDVEEVVCVGVVEVDDVAVVVDGVVEDVDVEEVVCVVEVDDVAVVVDGVVEDVDVEEVVCVGVVEVDDVAVVVDGVVEDVDVEEVVCVGVVEVDDVAVVVDCVVEDVDVEELVCVGVVEVDDVAVVVDGVVEVDDVAVVVDGVVEDVDVEEVVCVGVVEVDDVAVVVDGVVEDVDVEEVVCVGVVEVDDVAVVVDGVVEDVDVEEVVCVGVVEVDDVAVVVDGVVEDVDVEEVVCVGVVEVDDVAVVVDGVVEVDDVAVVVDGVVEDVDVEEVVCVGVVEVDDVAVVVDGVVEDVDVEEVVCVGVVEVDDVPVVVDGVVEDVDVEEVVCVGVVEVDDVAVVVDGVVEDVDVEEVVCVGVVEVDDVAVDGVVEVDDVAVVVDGVVEEVVCVGVVERDDVAVVVDGVVEDVDVEEVVCVGVVEVDDVAVVVDGVVEDVEVVVDVGVVEVEDVGDVDVEVVEVVVGDVDVEEVVDVDEVVVVGVVEVVEVVVVGDVDVSC